In Amyelois transitella isolate CPQ chromosome 3, ilAmyTran1.1, whole genome shotgun sequence, a single genomic region encodes these proteins:
- the LOC106131537 gene encoding uncharacterized protein LOC106131537, producing the protein MLLANQIKANLGQNVKKENFAPLLKKAIEKLTPDCIKNGFRAGGLFPFGPDYIDMSKIKNREEASVIQSNPALTEFVKYLEKEIIGVFSEEKLAMFQNLFYKKRDTVESDLPEEDTALYVIWAKNKSKCYSDDCASSCNILPTSEVIESHSPSTLEPINISMDIIDHVSHSETVVAEKEVIDFGNSLTPQNYSLASVEDIREQSPIIVDSGFGGVNQNLEVEDFNTLQRVVECTPKKISTITHPPSPSILQLPSDPAVTESNGIPQPEIITTANSQWAVDNTITSSIVPENRSPFLTPDRPTRAPISRTIHTDKIAPTKKTMDDALGIIVPSPFKKFLFWPEDDINKKKKRIKREKIPAAVTSKAWREYHEKKENEKKRQQKEKEERARKRQEKKELKENNAEKKKKTISKKNKKKIPRIESSSEESSLEIEFAESDCSYAEDNISEDNDRENIINKISKSVNSERKPLKRKKPVSPTTTDSDFDIDASCSLGTLTTKKKVSKTRQTNKITSGCYVIVTYENKYFPGKVEKVENNLFEVSAMVLSMGNTFRWPEKPDKIWYRFDQIIEEIDTPVRLNNRGFYKIKEMQKYLPDIYN; encoded by the coding sequence ATGCTGCTGGCAAATCAAATCAAAGCAAATCTGGGCCAAAacgttaaaaaagaaaattttgctCCACTGCTGAAAAAAGCTATAGAAAAATTAACTCCTGATTGCATTAAAAACGGATTCAGGGCCGGAGGCTTGTTTCCATTTGGTCCCGATTATATCGATATGTCCAAAATCAAAAACAGAGAAGAAGCTTCAGTTATTCAGTCCAATCCAGCATTAACagaatttgttaaatatttagaaaaagagATAATTGGTGTTTTTTCAGAAGAGAAGTTAGCTATGTTTCAGAATCTgttctataaaaaaagagaCACAGTTGAAAGTGACCTTCCCGAGGAAGACACCGCTTTGTACGTTATATGGGCCAAGAACAAATCTAAATGCTACTCTGACGACTGTGCAAGTTCATGCAACATCCTGCCGACATCTGAAGTTATTGAGTCACATTCGCCATCAACCCTGGAACCGATTAATATTTCAATGGATATTATAGACCATGTATCTCACTCCGAGACGGTAGTGGCTGAAAAAGAAGTTATAGACTTCGGAAACTCTTTAACACCTCAAAATTATTCTTTAGCCTCAGTTGAAGATATAAGAGAACAATCACCTATTATTGTTGACAGCGGTTTTGGAGGGGTTAATCAAAATCTTGAAGTTGAAGATTTTAATACATTGCAGAGAGTTGTTGAGTGTACGCCCAAAAAGATATCTACAATTACTCATCCTCCGTCACCATCAATACTTCAGCTTCCCAGTGATCCAGCTGTTACTGAAAGCAATGGCATACCCCAACCTGAAATAATAACGACGGCAAACAGTCAGTGGGCAGTAGACAACACAATCACGTCGAGCATTGTTCCCGAAAATAGATCACCTTTTTTGACTCCAGACAGACCAACACGCGCACCTATTTCAAGAACTATTCATACAGATAAAATAGCACCCACAAAAAAAACGATGGATGATGCATTAGGTATTATAGTACCATCAccttttaaaaagtttcttttttggCCGGAAgacgatataaataaaaagaaaaaaagaataaagagaGAAAAAATACCAGCAGCAGTAACAAGCAAGGCATGGCGCGAATaccatgaaaaaaaagaaaatgagaaaaaaaggcaacaaaaagaaaaagaagaacgAGCGAGAAAACGACAAGAAAAaaaggagttgaaagaaaacaatgcagaaaagaaaaagaaaaccatttctaaaaaaaataaaaagaagatacCCCGAATTGAATCATCTTCAGAAGAGTCAAGTTTAGAGATTGAGTTTGCTGAAAGTGATTGCAGCTATGCTGAAGATAATATTTCGGAAGATAACgacagagaaaatataatcaaCAAAATCAGTAAATCAGTTAACAGTGAAAGAAAACCattaaaacgtaaaaaacCTGTGTCTCCCACCACCACTGACTCTGATTTTGACATAGATGCCTCATGCTCACTTGGCACACTTACTACTAAGAAgaaagtaagtaaaactagacaaacaaataaaattacttcagGATGTTACGTAATAGTAACGtacgaaaataaatactttcccGGGAAGGTAGAAAAGGTAGAGAATAATCTATTCGAAGTCAGTGCAATGGTTTTGTCAATGGGCAACACCTTTAGATGGCCTGAAAAACCAGATAAAATATGGTACAGATTTGATCAAATAATTGAGGAAATTGATACACCCGTGCGTCTCAACAATAGAGggttttataaaatcaaagaaaTGCAAAAGTATTTACCtgacatatataattaa
- the LOC106140140 gene encoding protein rolling stone-like: MGAAKKYLNNQFMARKFFLENEEASEFYLCSLQSNRSSVPLLLIRIVIFLGCLGIVLASGILTGQAIDAKYWPIYLTHWGILLNTVCAFLACCVSIAAYAQGGIDATFGLPWYVKAYWFSFNAAVPIAFFITAFYYAFLSSMGEEFAINQVLDLFIHGINSVLMMCLLLTAQHPSLILHFYQPISVTLVYLVFGIIYYFAGGTNPNGDPWIYPNIDWRDPGPATGMVFASAAMIIIIHLLVVLISLARDWFSKRYIRDSRTMSFNS; this comes from the exons ATGGGAGCCGCCAAAAAATACCTTAACAACCAGTTTATGGCGCGAAAGTTCTTCCTAGAAAACGAAGAGGCGTCAGAATTCTACCTTTGCTCATTACAGAGCAATCGCTCCTCGGTACCACTTCTTCTTATAAGAATCGTGATATTCCTAGGATGTCTAGGAATAGTTCTGGCGTCCGGGATTCTCACCGGTCAGGCCATAGACGCTAAATACTGGCCCATTTATCTTACGCATTGGGGGATCTTATTGAATACAGTGTGTGCCTTTTTAGCATGCTGCGTGTCTATTGCAGCATATGCTCAGGGAGGTATAG ACGCGACATTCGGCCTGCCGTGGTACGTGAAGGCGTACTGGTTCAGCTTCAACGCAGCAGTTCCGATCGCGTTCTTCATTACAGCGTTCTACTACGCCTTCTTATCTTCTATGG GGGAGGAGTTCGCAATTAACCAAGTTCTGGACTTGTTTATCCACGGGATAAACTCCGTCCTGATGATGTGTCTGTTGCTCACAGCTCAACACCCCTCCCTTATTTTGCACTTCTACCAACCTATTAGCGTTACTCTGGTCTACTTGGTCTTCGGCATCATCTACTATTTCGCTGGAGGGACTAACCc GAACGGAGACCCATGGATCTACCCAAACATTGACTGGAGGGATCCCGGCCCCGCTACTGGCATGGTGTTCGCGTCAGCAGCAATGATAATCATCATCCACCTCCTTGTCGTCCTCATATCCCTGGCTAGAGACTGGTTCTCAAAGCGGTACATAAGGGACTCCAGAACAATGTCTTTTAACTCATAG
- the LOC106140138 gene encoding protein rolling stone-like translates to MSGIKKYFKEQCQLRMCGLEHANPTEFYLSVWQTNRSATPLFILRLILFLGSLGIVLASSILYIQSGIYRFWFIYLTHWGITINVVTTGFATAVSARSFFYGPNRTKHQLPWYMKTYWILYNIAAPLAFLITLFYWTVLFEAGVQEELNYGLDIAVHGLNSLVMLLLVMTSAQPTRLLHLYQPVLFALLYFLFTLIFYLAGGVDMHQNPFVYYVLDWRRPGLTIGVGVLTGVLLVILYFLTIGFTLGRDAIANKLIEPSVYVKEEVPLRQPTDRTQTSV, encoded by the exons ATGAGCggtataaaaaagtatttcaaaGAGCAGTGTCAGCTGCGAATGTGTGGCTTGGAGCATGCCAACCCGACCGAATTCTATCTGAGTGTTTGGCAGACCAACAGATCAGCTactcctttatttattttgcgcCTGATCTTGTTTCTCGGTTCCCTCGGCATTGTGTTAGCATCGTCTATCTTGTACATCCAGAGCGGTATATACAGGTTCTGGTTTATCTATTTGACACATTGGGGCATCACCATCAATGTTGTGACCACAGGATTCGCTACGGCAGTATCGGCGAGATCTTTCTTCTATGGACCTAACA GAACCAAACACCAGCTGCCATGGTACATGAAAACCTACTGGATATTATACAACATTGCGGCGCCATTGGCTTTCCTCATCACGCTTTTCTACTGGACGGTCTTGTTTGAAG CTGGGGTTCAAGAGGAACTGAACTATGGGCTCGACATAGCGGTCCACGGGCTCAATTCTTTGGTGATGCTGCTTTTGGTGATGACGTCAGCTCAGCCCACGAGGCTGCTCCACTTGTACCAGCCCGTCCTCTTCGCACTGCTGTACTTCTTGTTCACGCTCATCTTCTACTTGGCCGGAGGCGTTGATAT GCATCAGAACCCATTCGTGTACTACGTATTGGACTGGCGACGTCCAGGGCTGACGATCGGAGTGGGAGTACTGACGGGAGTCCTGTTGGTTATCCTGTACTTCCTCACTATCGGCTTCACCCTTGGCAGGGACGCAATTGCCAACAAACTCATCGAGCCGTCGGTTTACGTGAAAGAAGAGGTGCCATTGAGGCAACCCACTGACAGAACACAAACTAGTGTCTAG